The following nucleotide sequence is from Streptomyces bathyalis.
CACCATGACCCGCCGCAAGAAGCTGTCGATGCTGGTGGTCGCCATCACGACCGCAGGCGCCACAGCCCTCTTCCCCGCAGCCGCGCAAGCCGAAGACGAAGAGCAGCCCACCACAAGGGAGTTGCTCGAGCAGTGCGACAACGGAACCGACAAGTGCGTCTTCCACCCCTCCGGTGCGCCCGTCGACTCCATGGGCGAGGCGCACCAGGTCGGTGACAGCGCCTTCAACTGCACCAAGGACCTTCAGCGTTCGGCCGTCTCCTGGTCCGACACCACCGGAGAGACCAACACCGTCGGCGTCTCCATGAAGGCCCAGTACGGCTTCACCAAGCTTTTCAGCGTGACCATCGAGGCCAGCTACAACCATTCGTGGGAGAGCTCGCACACCGAGCAGCAGCAGACCAACGTCGAGGTCAAGCCCGGCGAGGTCGGCTGGATCACCCGCGAGGCCGCCATGGAGGAGATCCAGGGCACGTACGAGATGCACTTCGAGGACCGCTTCTACGGCCACCACATCTGGTACGTCCCCTTCACCGCCAAGGGCCCCAAGGCCGACGCGCCCAGCACCAAGACCCAGCACACCCGGAAGATGACCAAGAAGGAGAAGAAGCAGCACTGCGGCTGACCCCTCCCGCGGCCTTCCGGCTCCCCGGATCGCCACCCCCCACACAATCGGCCCGGCCCCGCGCTCCCCTGCACGCGAGGCCGGGCCGTTCCCCGTGTGCGACCGTGCGGGCACCCGTTCTATGGTGAAAAGAGGAGTTCTGTACCTATTCGCACCCGTCTGGGGGCGGCATGAGCACCAAGGACAACAGCCCTGAGCAGGGGGAACTGGAAGAGTACGACGAGGAGTACTTCGAGCCGTACGACGCCGAGAGCGGCGACGAATATCCCGATGGGCACCCCGAGGGGAACGGCCGGAGCGAACTGTCCCCGGTGACACGTAGCGAGGAGCCGGACGTACTGCTCGACGTGCCGCAGCTCCACGTCGACGAGATCGGTCTGGAGGTCGACGACCTGCGTGCCCGGGTGTCCCTTCAGGCCGAGGTGCTGGACATGCTCAAGCTCAACGTGGGCGCGGACGTCGCCCTGGGCAGGGTCCAGCTGGACATCAAGGGTGTGGACGCACAGGCCCTGCTGAAGGTCCGCCTCGACAACGTCGCCCAGGTCATCGGCCGGGTGCTGTCGACGATCGACCGCAACCCCCAGATCCTGGAGCAGATCACCGCGGGCCTCGGCTCCGCGACCCGAGAGCTGGGCAGCGGGGCGGGCGAAGCCGTCGGCGAGCTCGGACGGGGAGCGAGTTCGGCGGTCGAGGACATCGGTGAAGGCGCCGGAGACACGGTCAAGGAAGTCGGCAAGGGCGCCGGAAAGGCCGTCGAGGACGTCGGCGAGGGTGCCGGTAAGGCCGTCGAGGACGTCGGCGAGGGCGCCGGAGAGACCACGAAGCAGATCGGCAAGGGCGCGGGAAAGGCCGTCGAGGACGTCGGCGAGGGAGCCGGAGAGACCACGAAGCAGATCGGCAAGGGCGCGGGCAAAGCCGTGGAGGACGTCGGCGAGGGAGCGGCGGAGACCGTGGAGGACGTCGGTGAAGGCGCCTCCGAGACGGTCCAGGACGTCGGCGAAGGCGCCGCGGAGACCACCAAGGAGGCGGGCCGCAGCGCCGGCCGGACGGTCGACGAGGCCGGACGGACGGTACGCGAGGCGGGTAGTACGGCCACACGCACCGCGAAGAGAGCAGGTGAGGGAGCCGGCCGCCGCTCGGCCCGGTCCGAGGAGCGCCCCAAGCGCCGCCCCGCGAGCAGGCGCGATCGCGACGAGCCGCCATGAAACGGCAAGGAGCACACGGACGGCCGGGACGGGAGCGCGAACAGGGACAGTCCACCTGCGCGCCCTGACATCGAACTGACGACGTCTACCGCCGCCGACCGGCTTCGCTTCGGCCGGGAACCCGAGACCGAGATCCGCTTTCACGGCTCGCCCGGCCACGAGTCCTTCTCGGGCAGCGACCGTACGAACCTGCCCGAGCATGTCGAGGCCGGCACCGACTACCACGACGTACGGGTGCACCACCGTCTTGCCGCCGCGCTGAGCCGCGTACGGCACCACCGGTCGCGGGAGGCCGGCGGCTACCAGCAGTAGGTGCTCCTGGCGGGCGGGTCACCGACCGGGGCGTGGAGGTGGAAGCGCCCGCCCGGAGACGGCAAGGCGAAGACGGACCCTGCCGGCCCCTGACGGCCCCGGGCCGATCGGACCGTCCTGCCTGACCGGTCAGCGACCTCCGCCGACCGCGCCGGACGCGTCGCGATCGCGTTCGGGGTGTGCGCGGCCCGTCCCCGGCTCCCGCTTCGGCCAGATCGTGTAGCTCAGCGCGATGACCAGGCTGATGCCCGCGACCACGCCCATCCGTCCCTGCCACATCCGCAGCGACTCGCTCTGCCCCGCGTCGCCCACGTACCAGGCGGCCAGTTGCAGCAGCGCCGCGGCGATCGCCGCCGCCCCGATGGCACGCGCGCTCATCTTCCACTCGTGGACGGCCCGCGCCATCCCGTACCGGGGCGGCCTCACGGGCGCCGGGCCGCCGCCGAAGCGGTGCAGGAAGTGGCCGTCGGCCCACTTGATCATGTAGTGACCGTGGGTCGCGGTGAAGCCGATGTAGACGGCGGCCAGGCCGTGCTTCCAGTCGGGCTGCGCTCCCCCTCGCAGGTCGATGGCCGTGACGACCAGCAGGACCAGCTCCAGCAGCGGTTCGCACAGCAGCACCGCAGCCCCCGTGCGCGGCATGCGTGCCAGATAGCGCAGCGCGAGCCCGCCCGCGAGCAGCACCCAGAACGCGACCTCGCAGATGATGATCAGCGTGACGATCACGCCTGTCCCCCTTGCCTCGACATCACCTCCACGATCCCGGCCGGGCAGGCTCGTACGCATCCTCACCAGCGATGATTCGCCGCGACCGCCCTGCATCCTTCGATGTACCGCGAGTCGCCGCAGGCTGGTCCCCGAGGCCGACGACCGCGTCCGGCCGTCGTGCTGAGATGGACCCATGCCACGCCGCCCGTCCCTGCTGCCGCCGCCGTGGGTGCGTCCGCACCGCGACGGCGTGCTCATCGCACTCGCCGGTCTTGTCGGCGGGTTGGTCCTTTGGCGGTTCGGCCTCTACAACAATCCGCGGGTGGGCGCGAGTTACGGCGCCTGGCTGCTGCTGCCCCTCACCGTCATGTGCCTCGCCGCCCTGTGGCGCAGATCGGCTCAGCCCTGGGCGCTGGTGGTGGCCGTCGCCGCGCTCGCGTCGGATTTCGCGATGGGGTCGCTGCTGGCCACCGTGATCGTCTTCACCGACGTCGTCTACGCCGCGGTGCTGTACGGGCCGCCACGTCTGTCCCGCACGCTGCTGCCCGCGAGCGTCGCGCTGACGGTCGCGGTGACCCTAGGGCTGGTGGCCGTCATCCGTACCCCCTCGACGCTGCTGCTCGGCGCGTTCTGCGCGGGCATCACGATCGCGCCCGCCTGGACGGGCGTCGTCATCCGCGACCACCGGAACGCCGCCGCGGCCGAGCGGCTGCGTGCCGAACAGACCGCGCTGCTCGCCGAGATGGACCGCGTCCAGGCCGTGACCGCCGAACGTGGCCGCATGGCACGGGAGTTGCACGACCTCGTCGCCAACCACCTGTCCGCCATCGCGATCCACTCCACGGCCGCCCTCTCCCTGGATCCTCCCGACGAAGCGGCGACCCGCGACTCGCTCCGCATCATCCGCGAGAACAGCGTGCAGGGCCTCGCAGAGATGCGGGGCCTCATCGGGCTGCTGCGTGACGCGTCCGGCGACGGGGCGGAGCCCGCGGCCTCCCCGACGCTCGCCGGGCTGGACTCACTCATCGAGCGGGCGCGCGCCGGCGCGGGCAACCCAGGGCTCAGCTTCGCGCTGCGCGACGAGCGCGGAGCGACGGGCTCGGCTCTGCCCGCCCCCGTCGAGCTTGCCGCGTACCGGGTCGTGCAGGAGTCGGTGACGAACGCGCTGAAGCACTCGGCTCCGGGCACCGTCACCGTGGAGCTGACGCGCGACGCCCGTACGCACGGCCCGCTCACGGTCCGCGTCACGAGCCCCCTCCGCGACCTGCTCGGTGCCGGGCGTGAAGGCCCGGACGGGACGCCGGTCCCGCGCGCCCCCGGCTCCGGCTCGGGCCTGATCGGCATGCGCGAGCGCGTGGAACTGCTGGGCGGGGCGCTGAGCGCCGGGCCTTCGAACGCCTCCCACGGACGCACGAAGGTCTGGGAGGTACGGGCCGAACTGCCCGTCGAGGAAGGGAGTTTGCCGTGACGGCGGACGACGGCACACGGCCCACGGTCCGCGTCCTCGTCGCCGAGGACCAGCTGTCGGTACGGGCAGGTCTCGTCCTCATCCTGCGCGGCGCCACCGGCATCGAGGTGACGGGCGAGGCAGGGGACGGCGAGGAAGCGGTCCGCCTCGCCCGTGAACTGCGCCCTGACATCGTGCTGATGGACGTCCAGATGCCGCGTCTGGACGGTGTCTCGGCCACCGCGCGCATCACGGGCGAACAGCTCGCGGACGTTCTGGTGCTGACCACCTTCGACCTCGACGAGTACGTCTTCGGGGCACTGCGCGCCGGGGCGTCGGGCTTCCTGCTGAAGGACAGCGAGGCCTCGCAGGTCGTCGACGCCGTACGCACGGTGGCGCGCGGCGAGGGCCTGATCGCTCCCGCGGTGACCAGGCGGCTGATCGCGGAGTTCGCCCGTCCCGGAGGGGCGGGACGGCCTCCCGTCCCGAGGACGGGAAGCGCCGCACCGGGCCTGGACGAGCTGACCCGACGCGAGCACGACGTGCTGCTCTGCCTCGGGGAGGGGCTGTCCAACGCGGAGGTGGCGCAGCGCCTGGGCATGGCAGAGGCGACGGTGAAGACCCATGTCAGCCGGCTGCTGGGCAAGCTCGGGCTGCGCAGCCGCACGCAGGCGGCGGTGCTGGCGCAGGAATCGGGCCTCACGAGGGGCTGAGGCCGGGCCGACGGGGGGCGCGGCGCCGAGGTCGCCCGGAGGCTGAACGACCGTGCTCCGCACGAGTGTCCGTACCCGCCCGCAAGCGGTTGCGGGCGCGGGCGGACAATCGGTCCGTGAACGATGTGACGACACCGGCGCGCGTGCCGCGGAACGGCCCACCGTGGGTGGAGTGATAGCAGGATTCGCGGTCATCACCTGCGTCATCGCGACCGGCTATCTCCTCGGCCGACGGGGGCTGCTCGGCACCAACGGGCCGGAGATCCTCACCAGGCTCGCCTTCCATGTGGCCACGCCCGCGCTGCTGTTCGAGACCATGGCCAGGGCGGATCTCCGCGTGCTGGTCTCGGGCCAGGTCCTGATAACGGCGCTCAGCACCTTCGCCGTCGCCGCGGTCTACTGCGCGGTGGCGGCGCTGCGGCGCTGGCCTGCGGGTGAGAGCACCGTCGGCGCCATGTGCGCGAGCTACGTCAACGCCGGCAACCTGGGCATCCCCATCTCCGCGTACGTCCTCGGCGACGCCTCGCTCGTCGCGCCCGTGATTCTCTTCCAGCAACTGGTGGTCTCCCCTGTGGCGTTGACCGCCCTCGATGTCTTCTCCGCACCGGACGAGCGCAGCGGACCCCTGCGGCTGCTGACGACCCCGTTCCGCAACCCGGTGGTCATCGGCTCGCTCAGCGGCGTCGCGGTGGCGGCCACCGGCCTGCCCCTTCCGGGCCCGGTGCTCGAACCGTTCCACCTGGTGGGGGCCATGTCCGTGCCCGCGGTGCTGCTCGCTTTCGGGATGTCCCTGCGGGGCAGCGCCGTCCTCTCACGTGAACACGACCGCTCCCCGGTCCTGCTGGCGGTCGGCTGCAAGGCGGCCGGTCAGCCGCTCGTGGCGTGGGCTCTCGGAACGGCCGTCTTCGATCTGCCGCGTCCTGCCCTCTTCGCGGTCGTGGTGACCTCCGCCCTGCCCTCGGCGCAGAACCTCTTCACGTACGCCTCGCGGTACGGGACGGGCACGCGCATCGCCCGCGAATCGATCCTCATCTCGACCCTGGCGGCGGCGCCGGTGCTCGTCCTCGTGGCAGCGCTGCTGGGCTGATCAGCCCGCGGCGGATTCGCGGAGCGCCGAGAGCCCGGCGGCGACGGCGGGATGCTCCGCGCTCCCCCGCCGCACACAGGCGACCACCTGCCGATGGGGCTCGCGATCTCGCTGCAGCTGCTCGGCCCCGTGTGCCTGGCCGCGATCACCTCACGAAGCGGGCGGGACCTGCTGACGGCGGGAGCGGCTGGAGCGGGTGTGTGGCTCTTCCATGTCCGCGACGGAGCTCACCACCCCGCGCAGGGCGTGCTGTGGGCTCTCGCAGCGGGCGTGGCGATGGCCGCGTATCTGCTGCTCAGCAGGCGCGTGGGCGAGAAGACGGCGGGTGGTGCGCCGCTCGCGTCCGCTCTCGTATGGGCGACGCTCGTGACCCTCCCGTTCGGGACGGCGGAGCGCCCGGCGACGCTGCTCGAACCAAAGGTGCTGGTGAGCGGTCTGGCCGTGGCGGTCGTGTCGGCGGTGCTGCCGTACTCCCTCGAACTGGCCGCGCTGCGACGCCTTCATCCCCGTACGGTCGGGGTGCTGCAGAGTCTCGAACCGGCGGCGGCCGGAGCGGCAGGGGTGGTCGTCCTCGGTGAGGGTCTGGGGCTCGTGCAGTGGCTGGCTCTGGGCTGTGTGGGAGCGGCGAGCGCAGGCGCCGTGCTCTCCCGCGGGCCCGGCCGGAAGGCCGGGCTTCTCAGGCCGCGTTCTCCTGCTCAGGCGACGTTGACGCGCTGGCCGGGCGGTGCCGCCTCCAGCCAGGCGAGGAACCCGGTGAGCGCGTCCTCGCTCATGGCCAGCTCGACGCGGGTGCCGTGCAGGGAACACGCGAGGATCACGGAATCGGAGAGCAGGGCCAGCTCCTCCTCGCCCTCGGGGTTCCGCCGCTGCAGCACCTCGATGAGGTTGCGCTCCAGAAAGCGGCGGGGGCGCGGCGCGTAGGAGAAGACCCGGAACCACTCGATCTGGTCACCGTTGTAGCGCGCGACGCCGTACGCCCAGCCCTTGCCGTCCACGAGCGGGGGAACGGCTTCCGCCGGTGCCTCATCGGTGTACGCGGCGGGCTGTGGTGCGTTCCAGCGCAGGTTGCAGTCGAACGTGCCCCCCGAGCGCTGAAGCAGGCGGCGCCGCAGCCCGAAGGCGAAAAGACCCAGTGCCAGCAGCAGGGCCACGCCGACCAGTGACAGAACGAGGACCATCATCACCGACCTCCTCGCACTCTCTCGTACCACGCGTGGCGCGGTGCTCCCGGAGCCGTGAGATCTTGTGGATCCCGCGTCCCCCTCTGTATTGGCTCAGCCGCGGGTAGCTCCGGGGTGACCCGGAACAGCCCGCGGCTGAACTTCGTACCTGTCGTGCCCGGCTCCGTGCAGGGCGTCGGCCGCCTCCTCAGCGGACCGCCACCGCTCGCTTGCGGACCTCGGCACGCCGTTCGGCGGCGGCGTCGTCCTCCGACTTCGCACGCTCCAGCGCCCGCTCGGCACGTTCGACGTCGATCTCGTCGGACAGCTCGACGACCTCCGCCAGCAGCGACATCTTGTCGTCCGCGAAGGAGATGAAGCCGCCGTGCACCGCGGCCACCACGGTGCCTTCGCCGGTCTCGCCGGCCGTGCGGATGATGACCGCGCCCGGCTCCAGCACGCCGAGCAGCGGCTGGTGGCCCGCCATGACGCCGATGTCGCCGGACGTGGTGCGCGCGACGACCAGGCTGGCCTCGCCGGACCAGACCTTGCGGTCCGCGGCGACCAACTCGACGTGCAGCTCAGCCACTGTGGCTCCTTCGTAGGTTAGGAAAAGGATAAGGGGTGCGGGGACGGGGACGGGCCGAAGGGCTGTGCCCCGCGGTCCGGCCCCGTCTCGCGCCGGACCCGGGCGTCAGGAGACGCCGAGGTCCTTGGCCTTGGCCTTCAGGTCGTCGAGGCCACCGCACATGAAGAACGCCTGCTCCGGGTAGTGGTCGAAGTCACCATCGGCGATCGCGTTGAACGCCGTGATCGACTCGTCCAGCGGAACGTCCGATCCGTCCATGCCCGTGAACTGCTTCGCCGCGTGGGTGTTCTGCGACAGGAAGCGCTCGATACGGCGGGCCCGGCTGACGGTGAGCTTGTCCTCCTCGGACAGCTCGTCGATGCCGAGAATCGAGATGATGTCCTGGAGGTCCTTGTACTTCTGCAGGATCCCGATCACGCGGTTCGCGCAGTCGTAGTGCTCCTGCGAGATGTAGCGCGGGTCCAGGATCCGGGACGTCGAGTCCAGCGGGTCCACCGCCGGGTAGATGCCCTTCTCCGAGATCGGCCGCGAGAGCACCGTCGTCGCGTCGAGGTGCGCGAACGTGGTGGCCGGAGCCGGGTCGGTGAGGTCGTCCGCGGGCACGTAGATCGCCTGCATGGAGGTGATGGAGTGACCACGCGTCGAGGTGATGCGCTCCTGGAGCACACCCATCTCGTCCGCCAGGTTCGGCTGGTAGCCCACCGCGGAGGGCATGCGGCCGAGCAGCGTGGAGACCTCGGAACCGGCCTGCGTGAAGCGGAAGATGTTGTCGATGAAGAACAGCACGTCCTGCTTCTGCACATCGCGGAAGTACTCCGCCATGGTCAGACCCGCGAGGGCGACCCGGAGGCGGGTGCCCGGCGGCTCGTCCATCTGACCGAAGACCAGCGCGGTCTGCGGGAGAACGCCGGACTCGGCCATCTCGTCGATGAGGTCGTTACCCTCACGCGTGCGCTCGCCGACACCGGCGAACACGGAAACGCCCTCGTGCAGCTTCGCCACACGCATGATCATTTCCTGGATGAGAACGGTCTTGCCGACGCCGGCGCCGCCGAACAGGCCGATCTTGCCGCCCTTGACGTACGGGGTCAGCAGGTCGACGACCTTCAGGCCCGTCTCGAACATCTCGGTCTTGGACTCGAGCTGGTCGAAGGCGGGGGCCTTGCGGTGGATGGACCACCGCTCCGTTACCTCGGACTCGGCCTCGGGGTCGTTGAGGATCTTGCCCAGGGTGTTGAACACCCGGCCCTTGGTGACGTCGCCGACGGGAACGGTGATGCCCGCGCCGGTGTCGGTCACCTCGGCCTGGCGGACCAGACCGTCGGTGGGCTCCATGGAAATGGCCTTCACGAGACCCTCGCCGAGGTGCTGTGCGACCTCGAGGGTGAGGGTCTTCTTCTTGCCCGCCTGGGCCGGGTCTGCGACCTCGACCGTCAGCGCGTTGTAGATGTCGGGCATCTGGTCGACGGGGAACTCCACGTCGACCACCGGGCCGATGACGCGTGCGACGCGGCCCGCCGCCGTGGCCTTCTCAAGAGTTTCGGTCATGGTTAGCGGTCACTCCCCGCAGAAGCGTCAGCCAGCGCGCTCGCGCCACCGACGATCTCGCTGATTTCCTGGGTGATGTCGGCCTGGCGGGCCGCGTTGGCAAGCCGCGTGAGCGACTTGATGAGGTCTTCGGCGTTGTCCGTCGCCGACTTCATCGCACGCCGGGTGGCGGCGTGCTTGGAGGCGGCGGCCTGCAGCAGCGCGTTGTAGACGCGGCTCTCGACGTACCGCGGCAGCAGTGCGTCGAGGACCTGCTCGGCCGACGGCTCGAAGTCGAAGAGCGGACGGACCTCCGGGCCTCGCTTGATGTTCTCCTGGATGACCCCGGCCGACTCCTCCGCGGTCTCCTTCAGGCTGAGCGGCAGCATCCGGTCGTCGACCGGCGTCTGCGTCATCATGGAGATGAACTCCGTGTACACGATGTGGAGTTCGTCCACGCCGTTCTCGGCGCCCGTGTCGCTCTGGATCGCCTCGATGAGCGGCGCGGCCACGGCCTTGGCGTCCGCGTACGTCGGGTTGTCGGTGAAGCCGCTCCAGGACTCCCTGATCGCACGCTCACGGAAGCGGTAGTACGTCACACCGCGGGTGCCCACGATGAAGTTGACGACTTCCTTGCCCTCGCCGATCAGCCGGTTGGTCAGCCGGTCGGCCGCCTTGATGGCGTTGGAGTTGTAGCCGCCCGCCAGACCGCGGTCGCTCACGATGAGCAGGACCGCGGCCCGAGTCGGGTGCTCGGCCTCCGTGGTGAGGGCGTGCTTCACGTTCGAGCCGGTGGCGACCGCACGCACGGCGTTGGTCAGCTCCTCGGCGTACGGCTCGGAAGCCGCCACCCGGCGCTGCGCCTTGATGATGCGCGACGCGGCGATCATCTCCATCGCCCTGGTGATCTTCTTGGTCGCCGTGACGGACTTGATCCGCCGCTTGTAGACCCTGGTCTGAGCGCCCATCGCTCAGTCCTCGCCCAGCAGCTTGCCGTCCGCGGTCTGGAACTGCTTCTTGAACTTGTCCACCGCTTCGCCGAGCTCCTGGATCGTGTCGTCGGTCATCTTGCCGCCCTCGACGATGCTGGTCAGGAGACCCTTGTTCTCGCGGTGCATGTACTCCAGCAGCTCGCGCTCGAAGCGGCGGATGTCCTCGACGGGGACGTCGTCCATCTTGCCGTTGGTGCCGGACCAGACGGAGACGACCTGGTCCTCGGTCGAGAACGGGTTGTACTGCGACTGCTTGAGCAGCTCGGTCATCCGCTTGCCGCGCTCCAGCGCGCCCTTGGAGGCGTCGTCCAGGTCGGAACCGAAGGCGGCGAACGCCTCGAGCTCGCGGTACTGGGCGAGGTCCACACGGAGCGAACCGGTGATCTGGCGGATCGCCTTGTGCTGCGCGGAACCACCGACACGGGAGACCGAGATACCGACGTTCAGCGCGGGACGCTGGCCGGCGTTGAAGAGGTCGGACTCCAGGAAGCACTGGCCGTCGGTGATGGAGATGACGTTGGTCGGAATGAACGCCGACACGTCGTTCGCCTTCGTCTCGACGATCGGCAGGCCCGTCATCGAGCCCTTGCCCATGTCGTCGGAAAGCTTGGCGCAGCGCTCCAGCAGACGGGAGTGCAGGTAGAAGACGTCGCCCGGGTAGGCCTCACGGCCCGGCGGGCGGCGCAGCAGCAGGGAAACGGCGCGGTAGGCGTCGGCCTGCTTGGTCAGGTCGTCGAAGACGACGAGGACGTGCTTGCCCTGGTACATCCAGTGCTGGCCGATGGCGCTGCCGGTGTACGGGGCGATGTACTTGAAGCCGGCCGGGTCGGACGCCGGGGCGGCGACGATCGTCGTGTACTCCAGCGCACCGGCCTCCTCCAGGGCGCCGCGTACGGACGCGATGGTGGAGCCCTTCTGGCCGACGGCGACGTAGATGCAGCGGACCTGCTTGTCCGGGTCGCCGGAGCGCCAGTTGTCGCGCTGGTTGATGATCGTGTCGACGCAGAGCGCGGTCTTGCCGGTCTGGCGGTCGCCGATGATCAGCTGACGCTGGCCGCGGCCGATCGGGGTCATGGTGTCGACGGCCTTGTAGCCCGTCTCCATCGCCTCGTGGACCGACTTGCGGTCCATGACCGAGGGGGCCTGCAGCTCGAGCGCGCGGCGGCCCTCGGACTCGATGTCACCGAGGCCGTCGATCGGGGCGCCCAGCGGGTCCACGACGCGGCCGAGGTAGCTGTCGCCGACCGGAACCGACAGGACCTCGCCGGTGCGGCGCACCTGCTGGCCCTCCTCGATGCCGCTGAACTCACCGAGGACGACCGCACCGACCTCTCGCTCCTCGAGGTTGAGGGCGAGGCCGAGGGTTCCGTCCTCGAACTTCAGCAGCTCGTTCGCCATGGCCGAGGGAAGACCCTCGACCTTCGCGATGCCGTCACCGGCAACGCTGACCGTCCCGACCTCTTCGCGCGAGGCCGCGTCCGGTTCGTACGACTGGACGAAATTCTCCAGCGCCTCCCGGATCTCATCCGGCCGGATCGTGAGCTCCGCCATCTGGGTTCCCTGCTCTCCTTGTTGGGACCGTATCGATCTTCTACGGCCCAACTCGGGCCGCTAAGTGATGCTGTTGAGTTGGTGTGGCGCGAACGCCTTCGCACCTTGTGTCCGGCGTCAGCCGGCCAGGCGCCGCTCCGCCTCGCTGAGACGGTCTGCGATGGAGCCGTTGATGACCTCGTCGCCGACCCGCACCCTGATCCCGCCGAGGATCTCCGGGTCCACGTCGAGATTCAGATGCATCTCGCGTCCGTAGAGCCTCGCCAGCGCCGAACCGAGACGCTGCCGCTGCTGGTCACTCAGCGGCACCGCCGAGGTGACGACAGCCACCGAGCGGCCGCGCCGCTCCGCCGCCAGCCGGGAGAGGGACTCCAGCCCGCCCTCCAGGCTACGTCCCCGCGGACGTACCACGAGACGCGTGACGAGACGCTCCGTCGTCGGCCTCGACCTGCCGTCGAGCAGCGTGTGCAGCAGCTGCACCTTCGATGACGCCGGGGCTTTCTCCCCTGTCAGCGCCGCACGCAGGTCGGGGGACGAGGCGACGGTACGGGCGAACCGGAACAGCTCGTCCTCGGTCTCGTCCAGCGCACCGTCACGCTCCGCGGCGATGAGGTCGGCGGTGTCCGCCAGCTCCTCGGTCGCGTCCACCAGGTCGCGCGGGGCGGACCAGCGGGACCGCACCATTCCGGAGACCAGGTCGACGGTCGACCCGCCCACCTGGTCGCCGAGCACGCTCGCGACCAGCTCGGCCCTGCGCTCACCGCTGTGCGACGGGTCGGCCAGCACACGGCGCAGCGAGACCTCGCGGTCCAGCAGCGCCGTGACTTCGGCCAGCTCGTCGGCGAGCTGCTTCGGGTCGACCGACGTGCTGTCGGTCAGCGCCGTCAGGCTCTCGCGGGCTGCGGCGAGTGCGTCACGGCTCGCGCCGATCATCGGGTGGCCTCGGCCTTCTCCTCGAGGTCCTCGAGGAAGCGGTCGATGACGCGGCTCTGGCGTGCGACGTCCTCGAGGGACTCACCGACGACGCGGCCGGCCAGGTCCGTGGCCATGCGGCCGACTTCCTGACGCAGTGCGACGGTCACCTGACGGCGGTCCGCCTCGGTCTGCGCGTGGCCTGCGGCGATGATCGTGTCGCGCTGGCGCTGCCCCTCCTCGCGCATCTCCGCGATGATCGCAGCACCCTGCTCACGTGCCTGCTCGGTGATCCGGGCCGCCTCGTGGCGGGCCTCGGCGAGCTGGGCCTTGTACTCCTCGAGAGTCTGGTTGGCCTCGGTCTGCGCCTCCTGCGCTCGCTCCAGGCCACCCTCGATCGCGTCCTGCCGCTCGTCCAGGGTCTTCTGGATGGTGGGCAGCAGCTTCTTACCGAGGACGCCGAAGACGATGAAGAAGGCGATCAGGCCGACGACCAGCTCCACGGGCTCGGGCAGCAGAGGGTTCTGCGCGTGCCCCTCCTGAGCCAAGAAAGTCAACATGTCCGAACCTTTCGTCGGGAATGGCTACCGGCGTCCCGCTTACGAGAAGATGAAGGGGACGACGAGGCCGAGGAGCGCGAGGACCTCACAGAGCGCGAAGCCGAGGAACATGTTGGTACGGATGATGCCCATGGCCTCGGGCTGACGGGCCATGGCCTCGATGGAGTGGCCGAAGACCACGCCGATACCGACACCGGGGCCGATTGCGGCGAGACCGTACGCGACGGCTCCGAGGTTGCCCTTGATGTCGACGGCAGCGAGGTTGACAAGCTCAGCAGTCATCTTCTTCTTCCTATGTGATGCGGTCCGCTGGGGGCCTTCCCAGCGAAGTTCCGTTGGTACGAGGGGAGTTCGGTCGGATCAGTGGGCCTCTTCGAGCGCTCCGCTGATGTAGATCGCGGCGAGCAGCGTG
It contains:
- a CDS encoding F0F1 ATP synthase subunit gamma produces the protein MGAQTRVYKRRIKSVTATKKITRAMEMIAASRIIKAQRRVAASEPYAEELTNAVRAVATGSNVKHALTTEAEHPTRAAVLLIVSDRGLAGGYNSNAIKAADRLTNRLIGEGKEVVNFIVGTRGVTYYRFRERAIRESWSGFTDNPTYADAKAVAAPLIEAIQSDTGAENGVDELHIVYTEFISMMTQTPVDDRMLPLSLKETAEESAGVIQENIKRGPEVRPLFDFEPSAEQVLDALLPRYVESRVYNALLQAAASKHAATRRAMKSATDNAEDLIKSLTRLANAARQADITQEISEIVGGASALADASAGSDR
- the atpA gene encoding F0F1 ATP synthase subunit alpha, which encodes MAELTIRPDEIREALENFVQSYEPDAASREEVGTVSVAGDGIAKVEGLPSAMANELLKFEDGTLGLALNLEEREVGAVVLGEFSGIEEGQQVRRTGEVLSVPVGDSYLGRVVDPLGAPIDGLGDIESEGRRALELQAPSVMDRKSVHEAMETGYKAVDTMTPIGRGQRQLIIGDRQTGKTALCVDTIINQRDNWRSGDPDKQVRCIYVAVGQKGSTIASVRGALEEAGALEYTTIVAAPASDPAGFKYIAPYTGSAIGQHWMYQGKHVLVVFDDLTKQADAYRAVSLLLRRPPGREAYPGDVFYLHSRLLERCAKLSDDMGKGSMTGLPIVETKANDVSAFIPTNVISITDGQCFLESDLFNAGQRPALNVGISVSRVGGSAQHKAIRQITGSLRVDLAQYRELEAFAAFGSDLDDASKGALERGKRMTELLKQSQYNPFSTEDQVVSVWSGTNGKMDDVPVEDIRRFERELLEYMHRENKGLLTSIVEGGKMTDDTIQELGEAVDKFKKQFQTADGKLLGED
- a CDS encoding F0F1 ATP synthase subunit delta, with the protein product MIGASRDALAAARESLTALTDSTSVDPKQLADELAEVTALLDREVSLRRVLADPSHSGERRAELVASVLGDQVGGSTVDLVSGMVRSRWSAPRDLVDATEELADTADLIAAERDGALDETEDELFRFARTVASSPDLRAALTGEKAPASSKVQLLHTLLDGRSRPTTERLVTRLVVRPRGRSLEGGLESLSRLAAERRGRSVAVVTSAVPLSDQQRQRLGSALARLYGREMHLNLDVDPEILGGIRVRVGDEVINGSIADRLSEAERRLAG
- a CDS encoding F0F1 ATP synthase subunit B, whose product is MLTFLAQEGHAQNPLLPEPVELVVGLIAFFIVFGVLGKKLLPTIQKTLDERQDAIEGGLERAQEAQTEANQTLEEYKAQLAEARHEAARITEQAREQGAAIIAEMREEGQRQRDTIIAAGHAQTEADRRQVTVALRQEVGRMATDLAGRVVGESLEDVARQSRVIDRFLEDLEEKAEATR
- the atpE gene encoding ATP synthase F0 subunit C → MTAELVNLAAVDIKGNLGAVAYGLAAIGPGVGIGVVFGHSIEAMARQPEAMGIIRTNMFLGFALCEVLALLGLVVPFIFS